In Zingiber officinale cultivar Zhangliang chromosome 6A, Zo_v1.1, whole genome shotgun sequence, a single genomic region encodes these proteins:
- the LOC121994501 gene encoding plasma membrane-associated cation-binding protein 1-like isoform X1, with product MNKNRERERDQLRKELYTDTEMGSIWKSKVLPSFANVFGNSKKKTAAAEAVKSFDESKEEYGREFEEKKTELQAKVVEIYEASPAPIKALVKKPTESGLKKNSSGVKKFLEELVKIEFPGSKPVSEAAVTFGSAYVAGPITFIFEEVSSLLPAEEEPPAAPAPGERTSKEVTAEVIEETKKEEEETTPPASATETPALAESTTTEPPPPRAEDAPATEPAKA from the exons ATGAACAAGaacagagaaagagagagagatcaATTAAGA AAAGAATTATATACAGATACTGAGATGGGTAGCATATGGAAATCTAAAGTCCTTCCAAGTTTTGCAAATGTTTTTGGTAATAGCAAGAAGAAAACTGCTGCAGCTGAGGCTGTCAAGTCCTTTGATGAATCCAAG GAAGAGTATGGCAGAGAGTTTGAAGAGAAGAAGACTGAACTGCAAGCTAAAGTTGTAGAGATTTATGAAGCTTCTCCAGCACCAATTAAG GCTTTGGTGAAGAAACCCACAGAGTCTGGTCTGAAGAAGAACTCATCAGGAGTCAAGAAATTCCTTGAAGAATTAGTGAAGATTG AGTTTCCGGGCTCCAAGCCGGTGAGCGAGGCCGCCGTCACGTTCGGTTCAGCGTACGTCGCCGGACCGATCACCTTCATCTTCGAGGAGGTCTCCAGCCTTCTCCCGGCGGAAGAAGAGCCACCTGCCGCCCCGGCCCCCGGAGAGCGCACCAGCAAAGAGGTAACCGCCGAGGTCATCGAGGAGaccaagaaggaggaggaggaaaccACGCCGCCTGCATCCGCTACAGAAACTCCTGCCCTGGCCGAGTCGACGACCACCGAACCTCCGCCGCCCCGGGCGGAGGACGCGCCGGCGACGGAGCCCGCCAAAGCATGA
- the LOC121994501 gene encoding plasma membrane-associated cation-binding protein 1-like isoform X2, with translation MGSIWKSKVLPSFANVFGNSKKKTAAAEAVKSFDESKEEYGREFEEKKTELQAKVVEIYEASPAPIKALVKKPTESGLKKNSSGVKKFLEELVKIEFPGSKPVSEAAVTFGSAYVAGPITFIFEEVSSLLPAEEEPPAAPAPGERTSKEVTAEVIEETKKEEEETTPPASATETPALAESTTTEPPPPRAEDAPATEPAKA, from the exons ATGGGTAGCATATGGAAATCTAAAGTCCTTCCAAGTTTTGCAAATGTTTTTGGTAATAGCAAGAAGAAAACTGCTGCAGCTGAGGCTGTCAAGTCCTTTGATGAATCCAAG GAAGAGTATGGCAGAGAGTTTGAAGAGAAGAAGACTGAACTGCAAGCTAAAGTTGTAGAGATTTATGAAGCTTCTCCAGCACCAATTAAG GCTTTGGTGAAGAAACCCACAGAGTCTGGTCTGAAGAAGAACTCATCAGGAGTCAAGAAATTCCTTGAAGAATTAGTGAAGATTG AGTTTCCGGGCTCCAAGCCGGTGAGCGAGGCCGCCGTCACGTTCGGTTCAGCGTACGTCGCCGGACCGATCACCTTCATCTTCGAGGAGGTCTCCAGCCTTCTCCCGGCGGAAGAAGAGCCACCTGCCGCCCCGGCCCCCGGAGAGCGCACCAGCAAAGAGGTAACCGCCGAGGTCATCGAGGAGaccaagaaggaggaggaggaaaccACGCCGCCTGCATCCGCTACAGAAACTCCTGCCCTGGCCGAGTCGACGACCACCGAACCTCCGCCGCCCCGGGCGGAGGACGCGCCGGCGACGGAGCCCGCCAAAGCATGA